One Drechmeria coniospora strain ARSEF 6962 chromosome 01, whole genome shotgun sequence genomic region harbors:
- a CDS encoding arrestin domain-containing protein — protein sequence MAAAPASVRVSGPPNSNFLVGYPGISATLPRIEGKVEIRPGQGYSMPVPISLVRVCLQRRETIHPDADSLTKRHLGTPRRETTDVVGKEVLLFRCSTGKEAESVMAMDLPFVLFIPFGRGGEETNRRIPPASLQLPSRTAETYYELVVTVQQGHSSQFKHSFPMPLQRYDTLSTFGMYNKPETKLVTTDNIVHLGINLPRWSFGPNDPIAVYIKLSPNADWMSKAKRVSIEKITLTIEEEITYNPEGDEPTKRVNKLSKQVQVVKMKMPEAGYATNIGLVFPSKDLRDPEGIVRRGKPAFPQYEVVTFTTTSSLYKIEFYVSIKVQLSGARDVTLRQPIVICPLDQQGCKEEMDAIEQAAKDAALVDPNNPMLPARSIILASDRDSLRALGLCLVGGQKKPYID from the exons atggccgcggcGCCCGCCAGCGTGAGGGTCTCGGGCCCTCCCAACAGCaacttcctcgtcggctatCCTGGCATCTCGGCGACGCTC CCGCGCATCGAAGGCAAAGTCGAGATCCGGCCCGGCCAAGGATACTCCATGCCTGTTCCCATCTCCTTGGTCCGCGTGTGCCTGCAGCGCCGCGAGACGATAcaccccgacgccgacagccTCACCAAGCGCCACCTCGGCACCCCGCGACGGGAGACGACGGATGTGGTCGGCAAGGAGGTCCTGCTCTTCCGATGCTCCACCggcaaggaggccgagagcgtcatggccatggacCTGCCCTTTGTCCTCTTCATCCCCTTCGggaggggcggcgaggagacgaATCGACGAATCCCCCCGGCCTCGCTCCAGCTGCCGAGcaggacggccgagacgtacTACGAGCTCGTCGTGACGGTCCAGCAGGGCCACAGCAGCCAGTTCAAGCACAGCTTCCCCATGCCGCTGCAACGATACGACACCCTGTCGACCTTTGGCATGTACAACAAGCCGGAGACGAAGCTCGTCACCACCGACAACATCGTCCACCTCGGCATCAACCTGCCGCGCTGGAGCTTCGGCCCGAACGACCCCATCGCCGTCTACATCAAGCTGTCGCCCAACGCCGACTGGATGAGCAAGGCCAAGCGGGTGTCGATCGAGAAGATTACGCTGACGATCGAGGAGGAGATCACCTACAACCCCGAAGGAGACGAACCGACCAAGAGGGTCAACAAGCTGTCGAAGCAGGTCCAGGTCGTCAAGATGAAGATGCCCGAAGCCGGCTACGCCACCAacatcggcctcgtcttTCCCTCGAAAGATCTGAGAGACCCCGAGGGCATCGTGAGAAGAGGCAAGCCGGCGTTTCCCCAGTACGAGGTCGTCACGTttacgacgacgtcgagcctGTACAAGATTGAGTTTTACGTCAGCATCAAG GTTCAACTGAGTGGCGCTCGCGATGTCACCCTGAGACAACCAATCGTCATCTGCCCTCTCGACCAACAAGGGTGCAAGGAGGAAATGGACGCCATCGagcaggcggccaaggacgcggccctcgtcgacccgAACAACCCCATGCTTCCCGCCCGCAGCATCATCCTCGCCAGCGATCGCGACTCGTTGCGGGCTCTCGGCCTGTGCCTCGTGGGGGGACAGAAGAAACCGTACATCGACTGA